The region CGACAAGATGATCACCACCACCGACCTGGGTGCGACATTCGCAGCACTCGTCGGTCAGGAAGTTCCCCAAGGTGCTTTGCCCGATAGCGAAAACCTGAAGCCAACACTGCTGGGCGAAGCGAGCGCCAAAGGTCGCGACTACGTCGTGGAAGAATCGCCGCGTGGCATCGGCCTGCGTGTCGATCAGTGGAAGCTCGTCCGCCAAGGTCGAAACAAGAACCAGAGCTACTCGCTATTCAACCTGGCCAACGACCCCGGCGAAGAAAAAGATGTCTCAAAGCAAAACGCTGACAAGTTCGCCGAAATGAAAAAGCTGCTCGCCCAAATCGAAGCAGGCAAGTAAGCTTCCACTGCGTCATTTCAAACCTAAAGCCAGGGGCCATTCGCTCCTGGCTTTTTTCGTTGGGAAACAGCAATGCTTGGTGGTGCATCGCTCTACGCCTGCGATGCACCACATTATTTCAGGAACTGTTTACCGTTTCCGGTTCGGTTGAGGGCCGCCTTTGGGGAGGGGGCCGGCCATCGGAGGCGTTTCGAAGAACTTGCCTCCTTCGACCACGCGAGGATCACCGCTCGTTTTTAGTTCTTCCATCAGACGCGCGGTAAGTTCCGCTTTGACTTTCGCGTACTTCGGATCGTCGGCGACGTTGGTCATCTGATCCGGGTCGGCCTTCAAATCGTACAGTTCCACTTCGGGACGTTTGCCGAAACAACGTTCGAAAACAGGCTTCACCTCAGGGTCGTTTCGGTGCAGCACCATGAACGCTTTCGTCGGTCCGGCGTCGTCGTCCGGGAACGTCACGAACGTTTTGTTGGTCAGTTCGTCCTTCGTGGGCGGGTTATCACTATCCAAATGATAAGGAGCCCCCATTGGCCAGCGATTCGGCTTGAAGTTGACAATCAGTTGGTAGTCGGCCGTTTGAATACCTCGCATCGGATACGGCAGATTCCCTTCTCGGGCCATCTCGACATGGCGTTCGCGTCCGGTGAATGCCGCCGTGCGAGAAGGATCGACAAGGCCTTCCTTCTCCGACTTCAAAACAGGCCACAAGCTTTTCGCGGTCATCACTTCGGGAATCTCCTGTCCGCCCGCTTCGAGGAATGTCGGAGCGAGATCGGGCAAGATCGTGAAGTCGTCGACGACGCGTCCGCCGTTCACACCAGGCCCGGCAACGGTCAACGCGACATGCGTGCCGAAGTCGTACAAGTTGCATTTCCCCTGTGGAAAGCCAGGTGGGCCATGGTCGCCACTGACAACGATCAGAGTGTTGTCGAGTTCGCCTGCCTCTTTCAATTGTTCCATAAGAACGCCCAACGCCGCATCAAACGCCTGAATCTCGCCGAGGTAATCGGCCAGGTCTTCTCGCACGACGGGAACATCTGGCAGGAACTTCGGCATCTTCCCTTTCAGATCATCCGGGTTGATGTCCCACAACTGCTTACCGCTGCCGGCGATCCACTTACGATGCACATTGGTTGGCCCGAACCAATAACAGAACGGCTGGTCTTCGTTACGATCTTTCAGGAAGTCGGCGAAGTTGCCGCGTACCTGACCATACAGTTCGTCCTTTGCTTCTTGAGCGGACTTCCCTTGTTTCATGAGCGCCGTAGCACGCTGCGAGAACTGATTGAACGACCCGCCTGCTTTCTGATAGGCATACTTGCCGCCACCGTAAGGAGCATCGACAGGAGTCCCAGGGCTCCACACTTTATAGGTTTCGCCAATGTGGTAGCCGGCATCCTTCAGCAGCAGCGGATAGCTGGGAATCGCGGGATCCCAAACGGCACCACGCAAAATTGCCCCACGTCCGGTTCGCCAAAAGTATTGCCCTGACAACAGAGAACTACGGCATGGCGTACAGGACGGAGCATTGACGAAGGCGTTCTTAAACAGCACGCCACGCTTGGCCAACGCGTCGAAGTGCGGCGTCTTCACGACATCGTTGATACCACCAGGTTCCAGTTGACCGTAGGCGCTGGCCTGCTTGCCCCAATCGTCGGCGAAGGCAAACAAGATGTTCGGGCGTTTCGTTTCCGCGGCTTCCAGAGAGGCTGCTTGCCAAGCAAAACAGCCGGCCGCAAGCACAAGCAATAGGGTGCGTCGAATCATGTTGAGGTGTTCCAGATCGAGGTGCGGGGCGAGATAAGTGGAGGCTTGTATTCTAGACAGAATGAAACCACGACGCACGAACCGAATGCGGGAAATGGGCATCGAGCGCCGAACATCACTGGATGGTCTAGGTTTACAAACCTGGACCACTCTTTCACTTGGGATGACTTAGACCGAATCGAACTGGCGGAGGATCTTCGTCAGCAGCTTTCGATACTCGAAGTAGTCGACTTCCAATCGATGTCGCGGGGTCGCGAGAAAGTGTTCGCGAGAAGGGAGGCCGACGCCGCTAGACTGCTTCTGCGAACGGAACTTGTCCGCCACCGCATCTCCGCTGAGCCGAGCTTTGAGATAACGAGCCATGATCTGCGTTTGCAAATCGGTTAGCGGCCATTGGCCACTGTTGGGCTGAATCATTCCGGCAACAAACAACGTATCGTCGCTCGGATGAAAGGCATGCAGGTAAAGCTTCGGCACACCGTTGTGCGTGTTGAGAAGATCGGCGTCGATGAATGGAAACGTCAGCTGATACCCGGTCGCGAAGACGACGACATCGAACCGTTCACGACGGCCGTCGGTAAATTCAACATGGTCACCATCGAATTGCCGTACGTCGGGAAAGACGTCCAGCTTGCCATGCCCGGCATAGTAAGGAAGCTGCGAATTGATGATCGGGTGGGTTTCGAACAAGTCATGTTCCGGCTTCGGCAGGCCAAATCTCTGCGGCTTGCCCACTGTCCAGTCGACCACTAACTTCGAAATTCGATCCTTCACAAAGCGAGGGAGCGGCCATCGCCGGAGACGATCGCCCACGACATCGGCCGGTTTACCACGGATAAACTTGGGGAAGAAGTGGTAACCCCGCCGCATACTGATGGCCGCCGACTTGGCATGAATGGCCGCTTCGACAGCGATATCGCAGCCACTGTTGCCCGCCCCGACGACCAACACGCGGCGATCGGTCAGCTGCCGATGATGCTTATAGTCGTGGGCATGGATTGCTTCCCCGTGGAACTGGCCAGCGATTTCAGGCCGCATCGGTACCGCATGATGCCCATTGGCAATCACGATGGCATCGAAGCTCTCTGATGTAACGGGACCGTCGTCCCCCTCTTTCAGCCGAACATCCCAGACTGTCTCGCCTTTTTTAACGGAAACAACCGAAGTTTTTTTCCGAACTACGCGATCCAAATTAAAACGTTCTGCGTAAAAGTGTAGGTATGCCAGCACTTCACGATGGCTGGGGTACTCGGGATACGCATCCGGCATCGGGAAATCGAGAAACTCGGTCATCCCCTTCGATGAGATCAAATGGGTCGATTCGTAGACGCTGCTGTGGGGTGAATCGATGTCCCAATTGCCCCCGACACCAGAATTGCGGTCAACCGCAATGGCGTCGATTCCGACCTGGCGCAGGTTTTTTAGCGCAACAAGACCGGATGGTCCCGCACCGATTACCAGTACACGAAAATCACGAAGTGAGGTCATACGGCCAATTGTAACGATTTTCAGGAATGAACGAGATGAGGCATTCTGCGCGAAATTCTATTCCCTACGAGCGGGTCGAATTGAGAATGATCTCGCCTTAAAAAAAGGTGGTCAAAGCGTGACCATAGATATTTTTCACTTGAATGTAGCATTTTTACAGAAACTAAATGAGCTCTTCAGGGTTTCAACTGATAATTCCTGATTTGTTGAATAATTGCCACCCTGCCTGTAAACGATTTACTTGCCTAGTGTTAGGCGCATAAGCTATGTTTAGCGATAGCTCACACAGCTGCTGCGGACTGCCGCATACTAATTTTGTTGTCTTTTTGCGAATTACCGAAATAATAAGTTTCTTAGGTAGCGAAATTGTTCTGTGTGAGACTACAATTTAATTGCACGGGATATCGCAATCCCTGGAGACTTACGGAACACCTCCTGATTGATTGACCCTCCGGCACCTGCCCCAGATGTGCCGCCCAACTCGACCCAAGTTGTCGGAAACATATTGAAGAGGCTTAGGACATGCGTTTTAACAAGATCACCTCGGCTGAAGACTTTCAGCTGATTAACAGCTTCGATGAAGTCAAACAGCGACTGCTCGAAGACACCAAGTATGCTGACCGTCTAGACAAGCCACTGGCTTACTGGGCACTTCCAAACGACCGCCGCTTGCCGCTGGCGTTCCTGGGCCGCACGATCGGCGATTTGCTTGCAACGCCATTCGACGAGCTTTCGGCTACCCCTGGCATCGGTCAGAAGAAGATCAGCTCGCTGGTCACGCTGCTCAACCGTGCTACGAAGGAAGACGCCGGTTTCGAGCCTTCGGTCGCTACGCCGAAAGAAGCGCCTGCCGAAGACAACTTCTCGACGAAGAGCCCACTGGATGCCGACGGCAACTTCGATCCTTCGCTGGTATCGGAAGTCCTATGGCTTCGCTGGCGAGAAACGGTTCGTCGCCATAACCTGGGCAACGAACGTCTTGGTCGTCTTGCCCCAACGCTGAACGATCTGCCAACGGTCATCTGGAACACGCCACTCGAGTTCTACATGGGCCACAGCCTGGCTGAAATCCGCCGCTTGAAGACCCACGGCGAAAAACGCGTTCGCGTCGTGCTGGAAGTCTTCTACCGCGTTCACGAAACGCTTGATCTCGCTCAAGGCCAACCACACCTGGCCATCACGCTTCGTCCGAAGTTCGTCCCTGTGCTCGATACGTGGGGATTGGACCGCCTGGTAAGCGAATCGCCACTGAGCCGCAGCGAAGTGATGGATCGCCTGACGCGTCCTCTGCTGCAACAGATCATGACCGACGCCGGCGAAACGGTTCACGACCTGGCCGCAGGACGTCTCGGTTTGGAATCGGCTCCACAAAGCGTTCGTATGCAGGCTCGTAACCTGGGCGTGACTCGTGCTCGCATCTACCAACTGCTGGAAGATTGCCAGAAGATCATGGCCGTTCGTTGGCCAGAAGGTCGCGCTTTGCTCGATTCGCTCTGCAAGAAGATCGAAGAAAAGCCAGGCGAAGGGGAAGCTTGCCAATTGCTGACCGCCACGCGTGATCTCTTCTACGCCACCAAGACCGAAGAAGAAGAAGCTGGTGCCGATGAAGTGGAAGTCAGCGTCAACTAGTTGGCCGCTTCACTTCTCGCAAGAAACAACCAAGGCGTCCGGAACATTCCGGACGCCTTTTTTATGCGCGTGTGAAATCGATTCGAGCAATGCCTGCGTTAGAGCGTTTTTCCGATAGGTGTATCGGCCTTGGGCACTAGCGCCACAGCAGCCAGTCCAAGACACTACAGTTTTTGGAGAACCGCTTTAGGCGGCACTGCGATGAATGGGCCGCGTCGGACGATCGTTACGTGGGTCGAAGCGGAACGTTTGATCCCGTCCTTCGATCACCGCTCGAACGTCGTCCAAATCTGGCAGGCGATGCAGCGCCGCTTTGGCATCTGCTTTGGCCGTGAGTGCGGACATCATTGTCGAAATCGACCCGCTGCCGACGCTACGCGAAAGCCAACCCAGCTTGCCGCTGCTGGCTTTCCCTCGAGCAGCGAACCACTCTTGATGACGCAGCTGGAGAGTCTTCGCGAGGCGAATGCGATCGGCCGAAACCGAAGCCAGATCGTTTGGCACATTCAGCTGCACGACCGAGCCAGAAGCGACTTCACACTGACCGCCTGCTTCGGCGAGCCAGAGTCCGATGTCCAAGTCGGCGTACTCTTCCATCCGTGTACTGAAGCCGCCCAAAGCAGCTAGCAGTGAATAACGGTAGAAGCCAGCTTGCCGCATCGGTGCTTGCACTTGGGCGGTGGTTCCCGCGGCACGCATCCCGAAGTCATCCGCCACGACACCGTAGGTCGCGTCGCCGTCGCTGAACTGCGACTGCGGGGCAACGGCCATGACTTCTGGCTGTTGGAAACGAGCCAACGCATCGTCCATCCAACCAGCTTCCACAGTCGCTCCAGGAGCGAGCGTGTGGACGATCGGGGCCTGGCACATCGACCAGCCGACAGCCAGCAACTCGACCTCGGTACGAGCGGCAGGCACATCGATCAGTCGGACTTCATCAGCGATATCGTAGGGGTCGTCGTAGTAACCGGAGTGAGGTACGACGATCTCGCAATCGCTGGGTCGGTTTTCCAACAGCGAGATCAACGTCGTTTCCAGTCGACGAGCGTCGGAAACACTCGGAATGACGATAGAAGCGTTCAGCACAGAAACAATTCCTTCTGCCACGGCCTTTTCACTCAGGGGGAATGACAAAGTACGCTAGGTATGGGGCTAGGTTGGCCGGGCTCACGTTGGAATAATTCGGACCGAACGTGGTCACAAGTTTACCTGTTTTGCCTCAAAACCGACGATGCCGCTGGCAGAATCGGGAAGTGCCAGCACGACAGCAGCTAGCACTCGCGACACGTTTGCCCAACAGAAGTGGTGCTATTGGTAAAACCACACATGCGAATCTAGCCGCTTATGCGTCGGCCGTCTTCGTTTCTTTGGCCCACAACTGAAGCATCTTCAGCACCAACTGAACGGCTTGTTCCATCTCGTCCAAGCAGGCCCATTCCAGCGGCGAGTGGGGATTGTGCTGTCCGGTCGAAAGATTCGGCGTCGGGAGTCCCATCGCGGTCAACTGCGAACCATCGGTCCCACCACGAATGACGCGCTTGTGACATGGACGGTCGAGCGCCTTGTGGGCTTGTTCGGCGATCGGCACAGCACGCGGCTCTTTGTCTAAGCCATCTCGCAGATTGCGATACTGCGGCGTGATGGTCACGCTGATCTCGCAGCCGGGGAAGTCGGCTTCTACTTCTTTTGCCAAGTCACGGATCAACTGAGCCTGGGCATCCAGCTCATCCGTTTCGAAGCTTCGCAAGATGCACTGCACCGTCGTTTCTGCGACGCCCCCTTCGACGATATAAGGATGAATGAATCCGTCGCGCTCGTCGGTCGTTTCCGGCGAAAGCTTATCAGTGGGCAGTTTCGCCACCAATGCCGACGCGGCACGAATCGAATTAACCATCCGCCCCTTGGCGATCGAAGGATGGATGTTGACTCCTTGGACCACCACGGTCGCCAAGTCGGCCGAGAACGTTTCGGCATTCAGCTCGTTCGCTCCTGGCCCATCAAGCGTGTAACAAACATCGGCGCCCACTTTGTCCAGATCGACATGATCGACGCCGTGACCGATCTCTTCGTCGCAGGTAAACAGCACCTTCAGCATGCCGACGTTGCTGCCTCCCTCTTCCAAGATCCGCTGGGCGACTTCCATGATGACGGCGATGCCGGCTTTATCGTCGCCACCCAGCAGCGTTGTCCCATCGGACGTGATTAATGTGCAGCCGTGCAGGTCGTTCAGTTCCGGATTATCCCGAACGGTAATCACCTTCGACGAATCGCCAGGCAAGTTGATATCGCCGCCGGCATACTTCTCGATCACTTGTGGCTTCACATCTTTGCCGGTCGTTTCCGGCGAGGTATCGACATGCGAGTTCAGCGCCACCACCGGGCAGCCCATCACTTTGCCGTGAACGGTCGCGTAGACCAATCCATGTTCGTCTTGATGGGCATCGGCAACCCCCATCGCGATCAGTTCGTCCGCCAACACTTTTCCGAGCACCAATTGGCCGTCGCTGCTGGGGTACTTTTCGCCAGGCTCGCCGGCCGTGGTATCGATTTGGACATATTTCAGGAAGCGTTCAAGAAGGCGCTGACGGCTCATGGAATTTCCTCGGTGCGATGGGATCTCGATATCTATCAGCTTAGTGAAACCGCACGGAATTCAACACCCGCCGTCGTGGCGGTCCATGGGATGTGATAGGTTGATGTTCGTAGAACTTGGGTGGTCGCGGTTTGTCAGCCCAAGCCAACCCAACATTCGATCATTCATTCGCAACAACGGAAGGCAGTCCCCATGGCGGAAACGGCGGTTCGATACCTGGTGTTCGATGTAGAATCGGTCGCCGACGGCAACCTCGTTTCGCGACTGAAATACCCCGGCGAAGGGCTCCCCGCCGACGAGGCCGTCAATCGCTTTCGTGCCGAGCTGATGGAAGAAAAAGGAAGCGATTTTATTCCTTATACTTATCAGATGCCCGTTTCGGTGGCGATTGCCAAGCTGGACATCGAACTGAACCTGATCGATCAGGTTGTCCTCGATGCCCCCCAGTTTCGCCCGCCGGTCATCACGGATCATTTCTGGCGAGGCTGGAAAGCATATCGACGGCCAACGTTCGTGACGTTCAACGGCCGAGCGTTCGATATTCCGTTAATGGAGCTTGCCGCGTTTCGGTTCGGGCTAAGCGTGCCGGACTGGTTCAACTTAAACGCGAAGAACTTCGAGCAGTCACGTTATCGCTACAACAACGATTCGCATTTCGATTTGTACGATGTGCTGACCAACTACGGAGCGAGCCGCTTTACTGGCGGTTTGAATCTTGCCGCCAACTTGCTGGGTAAGCCTGGGAAGATGGAAATCGAAGG is a window of Bremerella sp. TYQ1 DNA encoding:
- a CDS encoding sulfatase, which produces MIRRTLLLVLAAGCFAWQAASLEAAETKRPNILFAFADDWGKQASAYGQLEPGGINDVVKTPHFDALAKRGVLFKNAFVNAPSCTPCRSSLLSGQYFWRTGRGAILRGAVWDPAIPSYPLLLKDAGYHIGETYKVWSPGTPVDAPYGGGKYAYQKAGGSFNQFSQRATALMKQGKSAQEAKDELYGQVRGNFADFLKDRNEDQPFCYWFGPTNVHRKWIAGSGKQLWDINPDDLKGKMPKFLPDVPVVREDLADYLGEIQAFDAALGVLMEQLKEAGELDNTLIVVSGDHGPPGFPQGKCNLYDFGTHVALTVAGPGVNGGRVVDDFTILPDLAPTFLEAGGQEIPEVMTAKSLWPVLKSEKEGLVDPSRTAAFTGRERHVEMAREGNLPYPMRGIQTADYQLIVNFKPNRWPMGAPYHLDSDNPPTKDELTNKTFVTFPDDDAGPTKAFMVLHRNDPEVKPVFERCFGKRPEVELYDLKADPDQMTNVADDPKYAKVKAELTARLMEELKTSGDPRVVEGGKFFETPPMAGPLPKGGPQPNRKR
- a CDS encoding NAD(P)/FAD-dependent oxidoreductase, coding for MTSLRDFRVLVIGAGPSGLVALKNLRQVGIDAIAVDRNSGVGGNWDIDSPHSSVYESTHLISSKGMTEFLDFPMPDAYPEYPSHREVLAYLHFYAERFNLDRVVRKKTSVVSVKKGETVWDVRLKEGDDGPVTSESFDAIVIANGHHAVPMRPEIAGQFHGEAIHAHDYKHHRQLTDRRVLVVGAGNSGCDIAVEAAIHAKSAAISMRRGYHFFPKFIRGKPADVVGDRLRRWPLPRFVKDRISKLVVDWTVGKPQRFGLPKPEHDLFETHPIINSQLPYYAGHGKLDVFPDVRQFDGDHVEFTDGRRERFDVVVFATGYQLTFPFIDADLLNTHNGVPKLYLHAFHPSDDTLFVAGMIQPNSGQWPLTDLQTQIMARYLKARLSGDAVADKFRSQKQSSGVGLPSREHFLATPRHRLEVDYFEYRKLLTKILRQFDSV
- a CDS encoding glycosyltransferase family 2 protein, with protein sequence MLNASIVIPSVSDARRLETTLISLLENRPSDCEIVVPHSGYYDDPYDIADEVRLIDVPAARTEVELLAVGWSMCQAPIVHTLAPGATVEAGWMDDALARFQQPEVMAVAPQSQFSDGDATYGVVADDFGMRAAGTTAQVQAPMRQAGFYRYSLLAALGGFSTRMEEYADLDIGLWLAEAGGQCEVASGSVVQLNVPNDLASVSADRIRLAKTLQLRHQEWFAARGKASSGKLGWLSRSVGSGSISTMMSALTAKADAKAALHRLPDLDDVRAVIEGRDQTFRFDPRNDRPTRPIHRSAA
- the pepT gene encoding peptidase T — translated: MSRQRLLERFLKYVQIDTTAGEPGEKYPSSDGQLVLGKVLADELIAMGVADAHQDEHGLVYATVHGKVMGCPVVALNSHVDTSPETTGKDVKPQVIEKYAGGDINLPGDSSKVITVRDNPELNDLHGCTLITSDGTTLLGGDDKAGIAVIMEVAQRILEEGGSNVGMLKVLFTCDEEIGHGVDHVDLDKVGADVCYTLDGPGANELNAETFSADLATVVVQGVNIHPSIAKGRMVNSIRAASALVAKLPTDKLSPETTDERDGFIHPYIVEGGVAETTVQCILRSFETDELDAQAQLIRDLAKEVEADFPGCEISVTITPQYRNLRDGLDKEPRAVPIAEQAHKALDRPCHKRVIRGGTDGSQLTAMGLPTPNLSTGQHNPHSPLEWACLDEMEQAVQLVLKMLQLWAKETKTADA
- a CDS encoding 3'-5' exonuclease, whose protein sequence is MAETAVRYLVFDVESVADGNLVSRLKYPGEGLPADEAVNRFRAELMEEKGSDFIPYTYQMPVSVAIAKLDIELNLIDQVVLDAPQFRPPVITDHFWRGWKAYRRPTFVTFNGRAFDIPLMELAAFRFGLSVPDWFNLNAKNFEQSRYRYNNDSHFDLYDVLTNYGASRFTGGLNLAANLLGKPGKMEIEGHMVQDLYHEGRLEEINEYCRCDVLDTYFVFLRCCVLLGKITLDREQELIQDTKSWLQQRTTETPIYQTYLEGWGDWENPWESGELA